A DNA window from Bacteroidales bacterium contains the following coding sequences:
- a CDS encoding LysM peptidoglycan-binding domain-containing protein, whose product MNLLRVFVVNLLCFLSLQALEAQVEVTVSKKKTVIDGKSYYLHTVRQGETLYSISKAYNVLQKDIVFNNPNCLEGIRIGEELKIPEKPEGATTHQLESDQSIYHIIEKGQTIFSLAQTYGVSKEELYQYNPELEHSPLQVGQVVNIPKKNPSKNTPLQTGYLIHTVKRKETPFSIAKSHNIDLNQLLDANPELDNRNPKIKVGQEIKIPLPDVDPISIPIDVSKTDTIIIRKDLEIMELVQDTSHISSEDPFHHVFTDSSFITADYPIECVPTTQKEFSVAMLLPLYLADNFPASPPDTTMVKDEQGRYVRKDGSYWIHPWSTDAFEFYQGALLAIDSLRKCGLIVKIYLYDTMRDTSKVEQILRSPVMKEVDLIIGPFYTELINKVARFAYENKIYYISPVATNIGSLKNNPYLMQVNSGDINSVGPMVDFISKQENIHVNLIGYKSETDQAIFNAYNNKLRTVLHDSLISTHQFKVDSIPFGYLKRGKTNVVIVTTKNETFINILAAQLNSATRDYVINLYGLANWTRFINLDQEYLHQLEFRYTTAYHVDYSNKNVQQFLRKYRYYYHTEPSPLNRQSGYSPQPYQLPFLGYDVMFYFGSAIQKYGKGFGYCIPQFRLPTLQSDFHFTKIDPFSGYMNTHMDIYRYTKDYTVVKEDVRVEVNESVIEETADKE is encoded by the coding sequence ATGAATTTGTTACGTGTTTTTGTTGTTAACCTATTATGCTTTTTGTCTTTGCAGGCATTAGAAGCGCAAGTGGAAGTAACTGTTTCTAAGAAAAAAACAGTAATAGACGGGAAATCTTATTACCTGCACACGGTCAGGCAAGGTGAAACCTTATATTCCATTAGCAAAGCATACAATGTCCTTCAGAAAGACATTGTTTTTAATAATCCGAATTGTCTTGAGGGCATCCGTATTGGTGAAGAACTCAAGATACCCGAGAAACCGGAAGGTGCCACTACCCATCAACTCGAGTCGGATCAATCTATTTATCATATCATAGAAAAGGGACAAACGATTTTCTCCCTTGCACAAACTTATGGAGTAAGCAAAGAAGAGTTGTATCAATATAATCCTGAACTGGAACACTCCCCTTTACAGGTAGGACAAGTAGTTAACATACCCAAAAAAAATCCGTCGAAAAACACACCATTACAAACCGGTTATCTCATACATACGGTAAAAAGAAAGGAAACACCTTTCTCCATTGCCAAAAGTCATAATATAGATTTGAATCAACTTCTGGATGCCAATCCCGAACTAGATAACAGAAATCCGAAGATAAAGGTCGGCCAGGAAATAAAAATACCATTACCTGACGTTGATCCCATAAGTATCCCTATTGATGTGTCAAAAACGGATACGATCATCATCAGGAAAGATCTGGAAATAATGGAGTTGGTGCAGGATACATCACATATCAGTTCCGAAGATCCTTTTCATCACGTATTTACTGATTCATCATTCATTACGGCAGATTATCCGATTGAATGTGTTCCTACCACGCAGAAAGAATTTAGCGTAGCCATGCTATTACCTCTCTACCTGGCTGATAATTTCCCTGCGTCTCCTCCTGATACTACGATGGTAAAAGACGAACAGGGTCGATATGTACGAAAGGATGGCAGTTATTGGATACACCCATGGTCAACAGACGCATTCGAATTTTATCAGGGAGCCTTGCTGGCTATCGATTCCCTCAGGAAATGCGGACTAATTGTTAAGATATATTTATATGACACCATGCGTGATACGTCAAAAGTAGAACAGATACTAAGAAGTCCTGTAATGAAAGAAGTAGATCTGATTATCGGTCCATTTTACACAGAACTGATTAATAAAGTTGCCCGTTTTGCTTATGAAAATAAAATATACTATATCTCTCCGGTAGCTACGAATATAGGATCTTTGAAAAACAATCCATATCTGATGCAGGTAAATTCCGGAGACATTAATTCGGTAGGACCGATGGTTGATTTTATCAGTAAGCAGGAAAATATACACGTAAATCTCATTGGATATAAGTCGGAAACAGATCAGGCCATTTTTAACGCATATAACAATAAATTAAGGACCGTACTACATGATTCACTAATCAGTACCCATCAATTCAAAGTAGACAGTATTCCATTCGGATATTTGAAACGGGGGAAGACGAATGTGGTAATCGTAACTACGAAAAACGAGACATTTATTAATATCCTTGCTGCACAACTTAATTCGGCTACACGCGATTATGTTATCAATTTATACGGCCTGGCTAACTGGACACGTTTCATCAACCTGGATCAGGAATACTTACATCAATTGGAATTCCGTTACACAACAGCATATCATGTTGATTACTCGAACAAAAACGTACAGCAATTTTTGCGGAAATACAGGTATTATTATCATACAGAGCCCAGTCCCCTGAACAGGCAAAGCGGATATTCGCCCCAACCATATCAACTGCCTTTTTTGGGTTATGATGTTATGTTTTATTTTGGTTCAGCCATACAAAAATATGGAAAGGGATTCGGTTATTGCATCCCGCAATTCAGATTGCCGACACTTCAGTCCGACTTTCACTTTACCAAAATAGATCCTTTTAGCGGATATATGAACACGCATATGGATATATATCGTTACACCAAAGACTATACAGTGGTGAAAGAGGATGTGAGAGTGGAGGTGAATGAAAGTGTGATTGAAGAGACCGCTGATAAAGAATAA